The genomic region GGCTTTTGACGCCTCATGAAAAGGCAGGTTATGTCCGAACGCTCATTGCTGCGGAAACAGCCCCCGGTGGGCCATATGCAACATGGTGCACCTCAGACCCTGCATGGCACGATGTGGATCCTGTGGTGAATGCCAACATTGCTTGGTCTCTGGCACAGTGCGGGGTGACGCTTCCGCCACTGTCCGCCTACCTCCAAGAGATGTGGGAAAAGGACGCGGTGTCACCCTATTATGCAAACCGATGGGTTACACGCTACCTTCTGCTTCGTTCGCTTACCCAGCCTCAAAGTGCTCAGAAAGTTCTGAAAAAACGCCTCGCAAGCAGCCCGCCTTCCGGTGTATTGGAGTGTGCCGCAGCAAAGCTGTGTCAAAAAGCCTGCGGGTTGCCCATAAAGAGTGAACGGGTTCAGAAAATAGATTGGGAACCGTTGGTGATGGAGAGGCGGGGTAAAAACCCTCGTTTAGCGGGCTCGGAACTTGCAACAGCACTTTGGGTGGTTGCGGCAAACAAACCAGAGAAGGTTGCTGAGGTAGCCCTGCCAATGTCGTACACAAGAGTGCGATTGTTAATCGAGGGGCTGCCCCAAGAGCTGGCAACCTCGCTTCTACCAGTCCTCGCAAAAATTGAGCGAGCAGACCAGGCGGGGAGTATTGCGGGGATCGCTACGGTACTTGCCCGGCAGGCAGGATTTAAGGTCTCTGCAAAAGAGCTGGAAAGGCTGGAGGATGCCACAGTCTTAGGCTGGCTGGCGTATACCCTTGCTGACGATGTGCTGGATGGCGATAGCTCTTCTCAAGCCCTACCCTCTATTCAGTGGGCGACCCGGCAAAGCTTTCGCTGCTTTATAGAGGTTGCAGGTCTAGGGTTTATTCCTTCCGCGGAAGCTGTTTTTACCCGGATGGATGCGGCAAATGCCTGGGAGGTAACCCATGCCCGTGGGCTATCTTCTATCCCGCTGTCATATCCACCCCTTGCCGAACGCTCTTTGGGGCATGCCTTGGGCCCATTAGCACTCCTCATGATCTGCAAAGAAGCAGGTGCAGACCAGGTCTTGGTATGTATGGAGGCTTACCTTGCACTGCGGCAGCATATTGACGATGCACACGATTGGCTTGCAGACCACGAGCACGGAATACGAACCACTATTGGTGATATCACTCGCAGCCATGCTGGAGGAAAAACAGTCTCTGACTTGAGACAGTCTTTTCGCCTTCATACGGCGGGGTATGTCATGGACCAGGGCGCACTATATGTAGCTGCCCTTAACTCTGCCCGGTGTAGCCTTCCCCCTAAGCTCAAGTTTTTCTTAGAAAAAGAAGAGGCCCGGCTTACCCGGGCTCTTGAGCGATTCTCAGAAACACTTCAGTTTACAGAGGCCCTGCGCCTTACGGCATAAGCTCGGCCAGTTGCTGAAGGAGGAACGGGCCGTGGTCTACAGGGTCTACTTTGGGGTAGACCGCCACAATGGTTCCTTCGGGATTCACAATGAACGTACTTCGTTCCATTCCCATGTATTTCTTTCCGTACATGCTCTTCTCTACCCAAACGCCAAAAGCTTGGGCCATGGTGGTCTCAACATCGGCCAAAAGAGGAAAGGTGAGATGGAACTTCTCCCTAAACTTTACGTGGGATTTTACGGAGTCCTTGCTAATCCCATAGATGGAAACACCTTTCTCCAAGAAATCCTTCTGAGCGTCACGGAGTGAGCAAGCTTCTGTGGTGCAACCAGGAGTGTCGTCCTTTGGGTAAAAGTAGAGCACACTCCACTTTCCCAAAAGGCTTTTCTCCGTCACCGTAGTACCGCTGTCATCTTGGAGGGAGAATTGGGGCAGGGGATTGCCGGCTGTAATCATAGGGGGATTCTAAGCGGTATGGGTGGAGGGGAACAAATAGCTGCCTTGCTCTTCAATGCCTGCCAAAAGGAGGTGGCCATGTTCTGCCACTACGGTAGCAATAGCGCAGTTGCCTGCCCAGTGCAGCTCGTGAGGCCTGTTTTGAACGAGGCGCGCTTGGAGCATCCAAATGAGGCCGGCATGCGTAGCTAGTACAATATGTTGCCCGGGGTGTGCCTCCACTACTTCGTGGATAATGGCGCGCAGTCGCTGTTCCAAGTGGTCCAATGGCTCGGAGCCCGGCACTCGGAATGAGCCGTCGTAGGCACTCTCAGGGAAATGGTACCCACTGTGTGTCTTGTGGATCTCGCGGGGTGAGTGGCCTTCCCAGTCTCCTAAGTTCCGTTCACGAAGCTCTTCCCGCTTTATGATGCGCAGGTGACGCTGTTCAGCGGTTGGCATAATCGTAGTGAGGCAGCGCGTAAGCGGAGAGGCATAAATGGCATCAATCCGCTCGTGGCTCAAGCGTTCTGTGAGACGCGCAATCTGTTCCTGCGCCTCGGGCGCCAAGGGAACTTCACCGCTACCGGCATAGCGATGTTCCTTATTCCACACGGTTTGCGCGTGCCGGACGAAAATAATGCGGGTACTAGCATTCATGGGTGACAAACGTATGCTAGCATGGAAGCCTGATCATCACCTAAGAACTGCCAATGTACACCCCTTCGCCCTCCATCCTTAAGCAATACGCCGATGTCTTGGTGAAGTTTGCGCTGAACAGCGGTGAGGGCGTGAAACCGGGCGAAGTAGTGTATGTCTCGGTGCCTGAATGCGCCAAACCTTTCTACGTCCCCCTTCGGACAAGCATCCTGGAAGTGGGTGCGTACCCCATCATGCAGTTCATCCCTGACGATGTGGCTGTGGCAGACATGTACCAGCAAATGAACGACGAGCAGATTACCTTCTTTGCAGACAAGTACTACCGGGGGATTGTGGACCAAATTGACCACTCCCTCATGATCTTGGCCGAGTTTGATAAATACGAACTAAAGGATGTCCCGCCGGACAAGCTTGTCCGTCGCCAGATGGCTATGAAGCCCTATCGTGAATGGCGCGAACAAAAGGAGCAGGCAGGGAAGTTTACCTGGACCCTGGCGCTATATGGAACGCCTGCCATGGCTAAAGAGGTGGGGCTTACAGAAGAAGAGTACTGGCAGCAAATCATCGCCGCTTGTTACTTGGACGATGCAGACCCTATTGGGCGATGGAAAGCCACACAGGAAGAGCTGGAGCGGGTGCGTGGCGCTTTGAATGACCTTCAAATAGAGAAGGTGCACATGGAAGGCCCCGACGTAGACCTTACCGTTGGGCTTGGTCCAGACCGGACCTGGTTGGGTGGGTCTGGAAGGAATATCCCCAGTTTTGAGTTGTTCATTTCTCCTGACTGGCGGAAAACGGAGGGTAAAATTACCTTCAATCAGCCGCTGTACACACATGGCCAGTGCATTAGGGGTATCTCACTCACTTTCAAAG from Verrucomicrobiia bacterium harbors:
- the bcp gene encoding thioredoxin-dependent thiol peroxidase, producing MITAGNPLPQFSLQDDSGTTVTEKSLLGKWSVLYFYPKDDTPGCTTEACSLRDAQKDFLEKGVSIYGISKDSVKSHVKFREKFHLTFPLLADVETTMAQAFGVWVEKSMYGKKYMGMERSTFIVNPEGTIVAVYPKVDPVDHGPFLLQQLAELMP
- a CDS encoding histidine phosphatase family protein, coding for MNASTRIIFVRHAQTVWNKEHRYAGSGEVPLAPEAQEQIARLTERLSHERIDAIYASPLTRCLTTIMPTAEQRHLRIIKREELRERNLGDWEGHSPREIHKTHSGYHFPESAYDGSFRVPGSEPLDHLEQRLRAIIHEVVEAHPGQHIVLATHAGLIWMLQARLVQNRPHELHWAGNCAIATVVAEHGHLLLAGIEEQGSYLFPSTHTA
- a CDS encoding aminopeptidase, with amino-acid sequence MYTPSPSILKQYADVLVKFALNSGEGVKPGEVVYVSVPECAKPFYVPLRTSILEVGAYPIMQFIPDDVAVADMYQQMNDEQITFFADKYYRGIVDQIDHSLMILAEFDKYELKDVPPDKLVRRQMAMKPYREWREQKEQAGKFTWTLALYGTPAMAKEVGLTEEEYWQQIIAACYLDDADPIGRWKATQEELERVRGALNDLQIEKVHMEGPDVDLTVGLGPDRTWLGGSGRNIPSFELFISPDWRKTEGKITFNQPLYTHGQCIRGISLTFKDGLVTEMSATEGQPFLEEMIKVEGANRIGEFSLTDGRLSRITKPMGETLFDENMGGPEGNTHVAIGSAYKDSYPGDSSHLTKEDWDRLGYNESVVHTDIISTAPRKVTATLPSGEKRVIYEGGKFLI